CAGCTCGCCGAGCACCTGCTCGCTGATGGAGCCGATGGGCTTGCCCATCTTCGACGCGTAGATCATGGCGAAGTGCCGGGTCAGGCGGGGGACGTCCTCGAGGCGCTCGCGCAGCGGAGGGATCGCGATCGGAAAGACGTTGAGACGGTAGAAGAGGTCGGCGCGGAACCGTCCCTCCTCGACGGCGCTCTTCAGATCGCGGTTGGTCGCGGCGACCATGCGGACGTTCACCTTGAGGGTTTGACTTCCCCCGATCCGCTCGAACTCGCCGTCCTGGAGGACCCGGAGAAGCTTCGCCTGGAGCTCCAGCGGAAGGTCTCCGATCTCGTCGAGGAAGAGCGTGCCGCCGCTCGCCATCTCGAAGCGGCCGGCCCTGCGGGTCATGGCGCCGGTGAAGGCCCCCTTCTCGTGGCCGAACAGCTCGCTCTCGATCACCCCGCTCGGGAGGGCCGCGCAGTTCACCTTGACGAGGATCTTGTCCTTCCGCCCGCTCAGGCGGTGGATCGCGCGGACGACGAGCTCCTTCCCCGTCCCCGTCTCCCCCGTCACGAGCACCGTGGAGTCCGTCCCCGCGACCATCCGGACACTTCCAAGGACCTTCCGGATCGCCGGAGACTCGCCGACCACGTCCTCGAACGACGTCTCGGCCCGCCACTCCTCCTGGAGGTACTGGTTCTCCTGCTCGAGCTGGCGCTTGAGCGACGCGATCTCCTCGTACGCGAGCATGTTCTGGATGGCGAGGACCAGCTGGTCGGCGATCGCCAGCAGGAGCTCGGCGTCCCGCTCCCGGTACCGCCCCACCTCCCGGCTCCCCACGTTCAGGGTGCCGATGACCTTTCCCTTCGCTCGCAGGGGGACGGAGAGGGCGGAGAGGATCCCGTCCTGAAGCAGCCAGACGTGCTCGAGGAACTGCGGCCCCTCCCGGAGATCCTCCGTCAGGAGAGGGCGCGCGTTGTCGGTGACCCAGCCGCAGCGGCTTCCGCGCCGCGGCCACTCCGTGGCGAGGGGGATGGCCGAAGGCGTCGGAACGGGGCCGGCGAGCCCCTGGACCCTGAAGACGTCCGCCTCGGGGTCGTCCAGGACGAGCGCCGCGCGATCGAAGGGCATCACCTCGCGAAGCGAGCCCGCGATCGCGTCGAAGAGCGTCTCGCGATCGAGACAGGTCACGACCCCGTTGTTCACCTGAAGCAGCACGCGCCACCGCTCCTCGGCGCGGCCCAGCTGGGAGGTGCGAGCCTCCACGAGGCGCTGGAGATCCGTGCTCAGGGCCCGGAGGTCCGCCGCCAGGCTCCGCGACCCGATCTCGGTCATCACGGACGCCGCGAGGGCGCGGAGGATCTCGACCTCCTCCGCGGTCCACGCGTGGGGGATGGAGTCCACGACGCAGAAGGTGCCGAGCGTGAATCCTTCGGTCGTGGTCAGCGGGATCCCGGCGTAGGCGATCACGCCGAACTCTGTGACCGACGGGTTGTCCCGGACGAGCGGGTCCAGCCGGGCGTCCGAGACGAGGAGGGGCTCCCCCGACGCGACGGCGTGCTTGCAGAACGAGTGCGTCAGGGGGGTCTGCCGCAGCGTCGCGAGCGGCTCGCCCACCCCGGCGGCGCTCTTGAGGAACGAGCGCGTCCCGTCCACCAGCGACACGATCGCGACGGGGACGTGCAGGATCGTGGTCGCGAGGCGCGTCAGGCGATCGAAGGCTTCCTCGGGAGGCGAATCCAGCAACGAGGTTCGCTCGAGAGCCGCGAGCCGCGAGGCGCTCAGGATGGCGGCTTCGTCCTTGCTGTCCATGAGAACACCCATCCCCTGGAATGCGATGGTGGACCCTTCGTGATCGCGAAGAATGGCACACTCGACGCCCTACGGAAAGGGCGGAAGGTGACGAGAGTCGGGAGTTCGTGCAAACTCCGATGAAGGAGGGGCTCATGGAAAAAGGCGTCTCGTACGCGAAGATCGACACCGGCGGAAGCGATCGCTTCTTCTCCCTCAGGGAGAAGCTCGGCATCGCGAGCTTCGGGATGAACCTGATCCTTCTGAAGCCGGGGAACCGCGGCCGGATTCACGTCCACGCGAAGCAGGAGGAGGTCTACGTCGTGCTCGAGGGGACGCTTTCCCTCGGCGTCGAAGGGGTCGAGCGGGATCTCGGCCCCGGCGAGATCGCGCGCGTCGCGCCGGAGGTCCGGCGCCAGCTCGTCAACCGCGGGCCAGGACGCGCCGCGATCCTCGCCCTCGGAGGCGCCGGCGAGCACGTGGGGCGCGACGCGACCGCGTACGTGTCGTGGGAGGCGAAGGAGGGAAGGACGCCCCAGGAGACGCCGCTCCCCGAGGATCTGCCACCGGGGGAACGGAGGCGTTGAAGGGAGCACGGCTCGCGGCGGCGGGAATTCTGTTAGCATGGCCGTTGGTCCCGCCTCGTCACGACACTCGTTTCCGAAAGGAGGAGTCCGATGAGCCAGCCCAGGACTCGCGCCCTTGCGGCGATATCCATCGCCATCCTCGCGGTGATCTTCGCCGTCAGCGGCGCCGTGAAAGCCCAGACGCCGGCACCGAAGCCCGACTGGACGCTGAACGCCACCCTCATCGAGGCGTGCAGCTGCTCGATGTTCTGCCCTTGCTACTTCACGACCAAGCCCGCCCCCGATCACGCAGGCCACGGCGCCGGCGGCGAGCACTACTGCCGCTTCAACATCGCCTACAGGATCAACAAGGGGATGTACGGCACGACGGACCTCGCCGGCGCGAAGGTCTGGATCGCCGGCGATCTCGGCGACGATTTCGGCGACAACGAGACCGAGTGGGCCGAGGTGACCTTCGATCCGAGCGTCACGAAGGCGCAGCGCGACGGCATCGCCGCGATCCTCGTCGGCCCCGTCTACCCATGGAAGTGGAAGTCGTTCACCGTCGGAGCGGACGCCCCGATCGAGTGGAGCGGCGACAAGACGCACGCGATCGCGAAGCTCGACGGAGGGAAGGCCGGCGAGATCCAGCTCGCGCACAACCCCACCGCCGAAAGCGGCGAGCCGACGGTGATCACGAACCTCAAGTACTTCCACGCCCCCCACAACGAGGGGTTCATCCTGATGCCGAACAAGGTCGAGGCCTACCGGCGCGGGGACAAGAAGTTCGAGTACAACAACACCAACGGCTTCATGATCACGCTCGACATCAACTCGAAGGAGCTGATGTAGCGCGGAGAGTCGCCGGGAGCAGGGCTCGGGATGAGATGGCCGGGCGTTGCCATCGGGGTGCTCGTCGTCGCCTTCTCGGCACCTCCTCCCCTCGCGGACGGACCCCAGGTCCACGACTGCGGTGAGGCGCAGCCGAGATCCCACCGGTGCGAGCACAGCTTCACCCTCGCGAAGGTCTTCGACCGGACCGGCGTCCAGGTCTTCGATCGAATCGGTTACGCGAAGGATCTCGTGAAGGCCCTGAGGACGGCGACCGGGTCGCCCGCGCCGGTTGAAGGTGGGCGGACGCTCGTCGAGGAGATGGCCCGCGTCCGAACGGACGCGGGAGAGCGCGTTCGGGCGTCGGGGCTCGGCGATGCCGACTTCTTCGTCGTGACGTACGAGGCCGAATGGTGCGAGCCGTGCAAGGCCCAGCTCAAGGACGCCCGCCGGTTCGCCGATTCGAACCGAAAGGACCGCATCGACGTCGTGCGCATCGAAGCCAACTTCATGGCCCTCGACGCCGAGACCCAGAAACAGCTCGTGCAGCACAGGCCCGAGGCAAAGAAGCCGGAGATGGAGAGGTAGCGGCTCACGGACCCCTACGAGACGCGCGTCGCGAAGATCCTGGCGCATCTGGGGATCCCCGCCGCGAACGGCACGACCACCGGGCTGCCGCTCCGAGTGGAAGCGACCGAACTCGTCGAAGTCGGCCCTGACATCCACGGCCGGGTGCGGCAGCTCACGCCGTACGCCGCCGAGAGGTGGGCGGCGCTCAGGGACGCGGCGGCGCTCGACGGCATCACGCTCCTTCTCGTCTCCGCCTTCAGGAGCCTCGAGCACCAGCAGGGGATCTTCGAGCGCAAGCTCGCTTCGGGGCAGACTCTCGAGAGCATCCTCGCGGTGAACGCGCCACCGGGGTACAGCGAGCACCACACGGGCCGGGCGATCGACCTCACGGCCCCCGACTGCGAGCCGCTCGCCGAGGAGTTCGAGTCAACCGCGGCCTTCGCGTGGCTCTCCAGGAACGCGCGTCGATTCGACGTCACGATGACCTACCCCCGGGGGAACGTCTTCGGCATGGCCTACGAGCCCTGGCACTGGGCGGCCGGGACGGCGACCTGATGGACCGCGACGCCCGGACGCCGGCGGATGGCGGCTCCGTTCCTGGAAATGAGCCGGGATGTCGATTACGCTCTCCGCTCCAGCCCGAGGGTTCGACGTAGACCTGGAGGGGGGAACGCCCCCGCAGGGGCTCGTCGCGCAACTCGACATTCCGGACGGACACCAAGCCCATGCTCTGGCCGGCCAGAGAAAACCCCGCGGCATCCGTGATCGAGGCAGATCCGGCTCGTCCCGACATGCGAACGATCCACGAGCAGGGAATCGTGCTGCTCAGGGGCGTCTTCTCCCGCGACACGATCTCGCACCTTCGGGCGCGATTCGAGCAAGTCGTCCGCCGCGCGCTCCGCGACGGCGCTCATGCCGCAACGCACCCGAAGCACCCGGGTCGGACCATCCTGGGCGACCTTCCGTCGATGGAAGAGCTCCGGGATCTCGACTTCGTGCTGTTCGATCCCCGCATCGTCGGCTACGCGAAGCGGATTCTGGGCGACGAGATCGTCTACTTCGGGGACAGCCAGATCCGGATCGGCTTCGGCGGTCGCGGTTTCCACAAGGATTTCCAGCTCGAGACCGGACCGCGCGTGGTGATGGTCCGCTTCGCCCTGTATCTCCAGGATCACAGCGCGCACAGCGGAGGGCTGAAGATCCGCCTCAAGTCCCACAGGACGATGTCCCGGCACGTGGGCGAGATGCTGAACGTCCCGACCACGGAGGGGGACCTGGTCGTATTCGACCTTCGATCCGCGCACTCGGGGCACAACGTCAGGTTGAAGGCCTCGCCCGACCTGTGCCTGCACCCCAGGGTCGAGAGCGCCCTGCCGCGATTGCTGACGATGCCCGAGGAGAGGGATCGAATCTGCGTCCTGTGGTCCTTCGCCCTCCCCGGAGAACATCTCGACCTGTACCTCGACTGGATCACCCGGGAGCCCGAGCACTTCAGGCGATCCGGTTGGTACCCGGAGCTCCTCGACCTGGCGGCCCGGAGGGGAGTGGCGATGCGAAAGGGGGTTCCCGACCATGGGCGGGCGACCCCGGCTCCCGGCACGTGAGCCGCGGCCCCTCTGACTCGGCCGACATCGTCGTCTTCCCTCCCGTGCTCCTCGGCGGAGGGATGATCCTCGCGGCGATCCTCGACCGGGCTTTCCCCTTCCCCCTCCTCGCGCCGCTCGCGGCCCGCCTGCTCGGATTGGCGCTCTTCGCGCTCTGTCTCGCCCTCGGTTTGTGGGCGCACGCGGCGATGCGGCGCGCGGGGACGAACATCCGTCCCGATCGTCCGACCCTCGCCATCGCGACCGACGGGCCGTTCCGCTTCACGCGGAACCCTCTCTATCTCGCAGGCCTCGGGGTGTACCTGGCGGTGGCGCTCTTCATCGACGGGCTCGTGCCCCTCCTGCTCGTCGTCCCGATCGCGATCATCCTCCATCGCGGCGTCGTGCTCCGCGAGGAGCACTACCTCGAGGGGAAGTTCGGGGAAACGTACCTCGCGTACAGGTCGAGGGTGAGGAGGTGGGTGTGAGGAACGGGGTGTTACGCCTCGGTCTGGTGCACGTGGGCCCGCGGGTCCTCAGGGGCTGAGGACCCTGCGCCGACGGATCGGTCAGTGGCACGCCCCCGCGCTCGCCGAAGCGGTCGCGTCGCGGTTGGCGTCGCCGTAGGTGCCCGTTCCGGCGGCGCAGCCGTTCTGGGCGCGGATCAGGACATAGATCGCCTGGCCCGGCGGTGGGTCCGGCACGATCACGTCGGCGGTTGCGCCGGCGTGATCGTCCATCGCGCACGTTCCGGAGGAGAAGCTCCAGGGAACCGCCCTCACGGCGGCAAGGGATCCCGAGAAGATGTCGTAGCGCGTTCCCGATCCCGCCGTCCCTGATTGATCGGCCCAGGTCAGGCGGAGGCCGTTCGGAATCGCGCCGGCGGAGACTCCGGTGACCGGGCCCGGGGTCCGGATGGCGGAGGCGTCCTGGGGCGCGCAGTCCATGCAGTTGGCGGCGCCGTCGCCGTCGGCATCCCCGTTGTCCGCGAGCCCGTCGCAGTTGTCGTCCCGTCCGTTGCAGAGCTCGACCGCGCCCGGATGGACGGTGGGGTCGGCGTCGTTGCAGTCCCCCGCGCACTCGCTGAAGCCGTCGCCGTCATCGTCGGTCCCCTGGCCGAGAGCGTACGTTCCTCCGACCGCGTGGACTTGCTGGCTGTCCAACTCACCGCCCCACACGATCGCCGAGCCTCCCGCCCACACCATGGAGGCAACGGACCTGACGGCCGGAGCTCCAACCAGCGAGGTCGCCGTCCACGAGCTCGTCGAAGGATCGTACCGTCCGCCGCTGTTGACGGGCTGACCGCTGACGAGCCCTCCCCAGACCAGCATCTCCCGGCCGGTCCAAACGCCGAGGGGATCTCTGCGAGCGCTGGGCGCGTTCGCCGAGGAGATGGATGTCAGGGAGTCCGAGATTGGATCGTAGCGACTGCCGCCGTTGGTGGCGCCGCCGTCGTATCCGCCTCCCCAGATGTACACGTACTGCCCGCTCCAGACCGCCGTGTGGCCGGTCAAGCCCCTCGTCAGGGGGACTCCGGTCATCCTGGACCATGTGTCCGTGCCGGGATCGTAAAGGGCGCCCAGGGTGTAGTTGGGGAACAGGACGCCGTTCGAGCCGCCGACGACGACCATGACCGACCCTGTCCAGATCGCCTTGTGCCCCGAGCGAGGGCTGAGGGTGAAGTACGTGGACGTGGGCAGCCAGGTGTCTGCGACGGGGTCGTATCGACCGCCGGTGTCGAGGTACGTGGATCCGCTCTGGCCTCCCCAGACGATCATGCGGCTGCCGGTCCACACTCCCGTTGCAAAGGATCTCGCGGATGGCGCGTTGAGCGTGGAGGTGAGGGCCCACGAATCGCTCACGGGGTTGTATCGTCCGCCTGTGGCCAGATCCAGGGAACCGGTGCTTCCTCCCCAGACGATCATCTCGCTTCCCGTCCAGACGGCCGTGTTCAGGTATCGCGCGCCGGGGGCGCCGGTCGTGGACATCGGCGTCCAGGAATCGACCAGAGGATCGTAGCGTTCGCCGACGTTGACGAGACCCTGACAGCAGACCGCAACGCTCTGGCCCTCTCCTCCCCACACCAGCATCTCGGCTCCGGTCCAGACCGCAGAATGGAAGCTCCGCCTCGCGGGAAGCGTGGCGTTGATGGGTGTCCAGGAGTTGGAGATGGGATCGAGCCTTCCGCCGTCCCAGAAGGGGAAGGTGGAAGAACCATCTTCGCCTCCCCAAACGATCATGAGCGATCCCGTCCATACTGCGCTGTGGCGCTGTCTCGCCGGCGGCGCGTTAACCGACGGTGTCGGCATCCAAGCATCCGTACCGGGGTTGTACCGGCCTCCGGACGAGAGAACCCCAGCGGAGGAACCGCCGTCGCCACCCCAGATGACCATCTCGCTCCCCGTCCAGACCGCCGTATGCAGAGCGCGAGAGTCCGCTGCGCCGGACGTCGACGTGGGGTCCCACCTGTTCGTCGCCGGATCGTACCGCCCGCCGCTGGCGAGCACGGCGCTGGCGCCGCTACCTCCCCAGACGATCATTCTCGTGCCCGTCCATACGGCCGTATGGGAGAGGCGGCCCTCGGGAGCCCCCGAAGAGGCGATCTTGGACCACTTATCGGTCGCCCGGGTGTAACGGGCCCCGCCGCTCGGCAACCCGCCCTGAGCGTCCTCTCCGCCCCAGACGATCATCTGTGTTCCGGTCCAGACGGCGGTGTGGTAGTAGGTTGCGGTCGGTCCCGGGGGCAGCGAAGTCCACATGTCGGCCACCGGGTCGTAGCGTGCGCCGGTGTTCGTCACTCCCCCCGCAGACGGCGCGCCGCCCCAGATGATCCATTCGGTTCCCGCCCAGACCGCGGAGCTACCGAAGCGAGAAGAGGGGGCGTTGGCCGAAGCCATCGGCCGCCAGATGTCGCCGGCCGGGTCGTACCGGGCTCCCGCCACGGCCGCGCTGTCCCACTCGAGCATCTCGCTTCCCGTCCAGGCGATCGCCCCTGCATTGAGGGGAGCGTTCTGGAGCGAGGTCGGGGTCCAGCTGTCGGTGAGAGGGTTGTAGCGAGATCCCGATCCGGCGACGACCTCGAAGCCCCACCCTCCAAACGCGATCATCTCGTTCCCCGTCCAGACGACGGCGTGATCCCTTCGCGCGCTGGCGACGCTCCCCGGGTTGCCCGCCACGCCCCATGTGTCGTCGGGGACGCACGTCGACGTGGCGCTGGTCGTCAGAGCCTCGCCGGTGGACGCCGGATCGGAGAGAAGCGTTTCGCCCGAGGCGACCGTCTCCACCTCGCTCTCACCAAGATCGCCCGCCACCCCGTCCCACCAGCCATCCCACGTCGGGTCCTCATCCGAGGAAGTCCGGGCCTCATCCGGCGAGTGTTTCGCCCGACCGTGGATGCGCTCGTCCCGCTCGAAGTAGCCTCGCGCGAGGCGATCCACCAGCACGGGTCGCGCCAGGCACTCCGCCACGAGGACGGGATCGTCGTCGAGTGCGGCGTAGATCTCTCTTAGCCTGTCAGGGAAACGGGTGTGAAGGGCGATCCTCGACATCTCGGCTTGAAGCGCCTGGTCCGTCACGGGCGCGGCCCAGAACCGCTCCAGCGCGAGGGACTCTTTCAGGTAGGTGCGGACCTTCCTCTCGATCACCTGAGGAGGAACGGCCTGCTCGAAGGGTTTGGTGGCGCCGATGATGTGAGAGTAGTAGACGCGCTCGATGGCGAGTTGGGCCTGGAGGCGATCCTGAAACGTCAGCCGATGCTGGACGCCCGCGCCGGCACGTGGAGCACTCACAATCATCGCAGCCAGCAGGAGGGCCGTAGCAACCGGACGCCTCGGCATGGTTGATTCTCCTGGCGCGATAATACCACCAGAGACGTCCTGTTGAGACTCTCCTATCACCTCCTCGAGGCGTTATCCTTGCGGAGTGCCGGGGTGGCGGAACTGGCAGACGCAGGGGACTTAAAATCCCCGGCCTCTCACGAGGCATGAGGGTTCGACCCCCTCCCCCGGCACCAAGTGACCTCTTTCTTCCGGCTCGCTTCCCGCATGACGGGAATGCACGTTGGCCTGTGTTCGTGGATCGTACGGCTTGTACTGGACTTGTCGGGACCCCTGTCGCGTTCGCTCACTGCAATCAACTTCGACCCCGAGGCTCCTTCAGCGGGCAGGTTGCGAACCGCGGTACTCCTGAGGCCGTGCGGGATCTGGCCTGAACTTCTGGAGCGATCCCAAGGCTACCGGATCTCGCGGACCGGCTTCTGCAGCAGTCCAAACGCCGAGACGAGGACGACGGCGGCGCCGGAAATCATGAAGACTCCCGCCACGCTCCACTCGACGGCTGCGCCCGCGGCAGCCATGGAGAGCGGCATCAGCCCGAACGCCGAGAGCATCGAGACGCTGATCACGCGGCCCAGGAAGGCGCGGTCCACGCGCTGCTGAAACCAGGCCTGAATCTGGACGTTGATGAACCCGCTCAAGACCCCCATGACCAGCAAGAGGGCGGCGACCGGCCAGAGACCGGGGAGCAGACCGAGGCACGCGGTCGCGACGCCGAGAATCGCGCTCGTTCCGAGGAGCAGCAGGCCGCGTCGCCCGGACTTGAAAACGCCGGCGAGCAGCATTCCCACCAGCGTTCCCGCCGCAACGCTCGAGATCCAGATGCCGAAGGCGGTCGGCGAGGAGAATCGGTGCCGGGCCAGGAACGCCAGACCAATGCTGAGCGGGCCGCTCAGGCAGAAGTTCAGGACGGCGGCCAGGAGCATGAGAGATCGCAGCGCGACGTCCCGCCCGACATGGGCGAGACCTTCGGTGATGGAAATCCACACTCCCGGCTTGCGTCCGGCAGCTCGGGGCGCGGGAGGATCCGGCAGCTTCCACAGCGCGCCGATGATGAACAGGAAGCTGATGGCATCCAGGAAAAACGCCCAGGCCGCTCCGAGCGCCTTCACGATCCATCCGGCCGGGGCGGGACCGACGACGCCGGTCAGCAGCGCGCTGCTCTGCCAGATCGAAGTCGCGGCAGGCAATTGCTCGGGCTGGACGAGCGACCGCAGCATGGCGCCCGCGGAAGGAAGAGCGAAAGCATCCGCCACGCCGAACGCGATCGCCAGCACGTACAGATGCCAGAGCTGGAGCTGCTGCGTCCAGAGCAGCGCGCCGATGGCCGCGACGAAAATCGTCCTCGCACAAGCCGTCGCCATGAGCAGCCGCCGCGGCGAAGTCCGATCCGTGACGGCCCCGCCCAGCAGCATCAGCACGGCACGCGGGATCCCGGCGGCCATGGCCACGGTCCCCATGGCGACCCCGGAGCCCGTGAGCTGGAGGACGACCCAGGGGAGAGCCACCAGGTAGAACTGGTCCCCCAGCAGAGAGATGGTCGCCCCGCCCCACCAGAGGAGAAATCGAGATTCGCGCAGGGGATGGGCCGGCGCGGACGCCACGGCTTCAGGCCCCGCGGCCGCGCTTTCAAACTCTACCGAACGCGCTGCGATCGACATGAGCTCCTCCTTAAAGTAAATGTGAATTCTCATTTACTTTTACACCTGTCTTCGGCCTTGTCAAGGGCCTCGACCCTCCATCGAGGAAGTCCCCTCCGGCGGCGCTCTGCTAGTATGAAGAGCCGTGCGCACCCTACGAAAGACGCTGGAGCCCCGGCAGGAGCGAAGCCGCGAGTCCCTGCGCAAGCTGCTCAAGGCGGCCGCCGAGGTGCTCGGACAGCACGGCCTCGATGGAACGACGATCCCAAGGATCGCCGATCATGCGGGGCTGTCGCCGGGAGCGGTCTATCGCCGCTTCCGCGACAAGGACGCGCTGCTGGAAACGGCGATCCTCGGGCTTCTCGAGCGCCAGAAGGAGAAGGTCAGGACGGGCACGACGCCCGCGACAGCGGCCCGGATCCCGCTGGCCGTCCTCGCGGAACAAGCCATCGGCGGCATGGTCACGGCCTACCGGATGAATGCGCCGCTGCTGCGCGCGATGAGGCAGTTCGTCCACGGCCGGACCGACACCCCGTTCTGGACGAAGGCAAACAAGCTCGAAGCCAGCTCATTCGAGCGCGTGGTGAACCTCTTCCTCGCGCACCGGAGCGAGATCAGGCACCCCGATCCGAAGAGGGCGGTCGCACTGGGGTTGATGATGGTCGTCAGCACGTTGCACGAGCTGGTCGTGCTGCCGCAGGACCTGCGACCCTGGAAGGGACTGCTGCCCAGGGACGATCAGGCTCTCAAACGCGAGCTCACATGCGCGTTCCTGAGCCACCTGGGCGTGGAAGCACGCCCGCGTTCGTCGTCGAGAAGACGGCGGTGAGTCCTTCCATTAATCCTCGGAGACGGAAAAGGGCACGCGGCGCTCAGCTCTTCGCCGGGCTCTTTCCGGGCGCGAGCCTTGCGCCGGCGCAGGCAGCCGGAAGCAGAACCACGAGGCTGACGATCCAGAACCACGCGGGCGGCGGAAGCATGAGATTATTGGCGATCCCGGCCAGCGTGAGCAGCCCGCCGACGACCAGAGCGTGGGGCACCGGAGCGCTC
The sequence above is a segment of the Acidobacteriota bacterium genome. Coding sequences within it:
- a CDS encoding sigma 54-interacting transcriptional regulator: MDSKDEAAILSASRLAALERTSLLDSPPEEAFDRLTRLATTILHVPVAIVSLVDGTRSFLKSAAGVGEPLATLRQTPLTHSFCKHAVASGEPLLVSDARLDPLVRDNPSVTEFGVIAYAGIPLTTTEGFTLGTFCVVDSIPHAWTAEEVEILRALAASVMTEIGSRSLAADLRALSTDLQRLVEARTSQLGRAEERWRVLLQVNNGVVTCLDRETLFDAIAGSLREVMPFDRAALVLDDPEADVFRVQGLAGPVPTPSAIPLATEWPRRGSRCGWVTDNARPLLTEDLREGPQFLEHVWLLQDGILSALSVPLRAKGKVIGTLNVGSREVGRYRERDAELLLAIADQLVLAIQNMLAYEEIASLKRQLEQENQYLQEEWRAETSFEDVVGESPAIRKVLGSVRMVAGTDSTVLVTGETGTGKELVVRAIHRLSGRKDKILVKVNCAALPSGVIESELFGHEKGAFTGAMTRRAGRFEMASGGTLFLDEIGDLPLELQAKLLRVLQDGEFERIGGSQTLKVNVRMVAATNRDLKSAVEEGRFRADLFYRLNVFPIAIPPLRERLEDVPRLTRHFAMIYASKMGKPIGSISEQVLGELMKYAWPGNVRELQNVIERAVILSRNNRLELDDSLAAPVARSRKTTGDSLEEIEREHILSVLESVGWRVSGEKGAAKILGLKRTTLEARMSKLGISRPT
- a CDS encoding helix-turn-helix transcriptional regulator: MLGQHGLDGTTIPRIADHAGLSPGAVYRRFRDKDALLETAILGLLERQKEKVRTGTTPATAARIPLAVLAEQAIGGMVTAYRMNAPLLRAMRQFVHGRTDTPFWTKANKLEASSFERVVNLFLAHRSEIRHPDPKRAVALGLMMVVSTLHELVVLPQDLRPWKGLLPRDDQALKRELTCAFLSHLGVEARPRSSSRRRR
- a CDS encoding MFS transporter, whose protein sequence is MASAPAHPLRESRFLLWWGGATISLLGDQFYLVALPWVVLQLTGSGVAMGTVAMAAGIPRAVLMLLGGAVTDRTSPRRLLMATACARTIFVAAIGALLWTQQLQLWHLYVLAIAFGVADAFALPSAGAMLRSLVQPEQLPAATSIWQSSALLTGVVGPAPAGWIVKALGAAWAFFLDAISFLFIIGALWKLPDPPAPRAAGRKPGVWISITEGLAHVGRDVALRSLMLLAAVLNFCLSGPLSIGLAFLARHRFSSPTAFGIWISSVAAGTLVGMLLAGVFKSGRRGLLLLGTSAILGVATACLGLLPGLWPVAALLLVMGVLSGFINVQIQAWFQQRVDRAFLGRVISVSMLSAFGLMPLSMAAAGAAVEWSVAGVFMISGAAVVLVSAFGLLQKPVREIR
- a CDS encoding cupin domain-containing protein: MEKGVSYAKIDTGGSDRFFSLREKLGIASFGMNLILLKPGNRGRIHVHAKQEEVYVVLEGTLSLGVEGVERDLGPGEIARVAPEVRRQLVNRGPGRAAILALGGAGEHVGRDATAYVSWEAKEGRTPQETPLPEDLPPGERRR
- a CDS encoding DUF1326 domain-containing protein, coding for MSQPRTRALAAISIAILAVIFAVSGAVKAQTPAPKPDWTLNATLIEACSCSMFCPCYFTTKPAPDHAGHGAGGEHYCRFNIAYRINKGMYGTTDLAGAKVWIAGDLGDDFGDNETEWAEVTFDPSVTKAQRDGIAAILVGPVYPWKWKSFTVGADAPIEWSGDKTHAIAKLDGGKAGEIQLAHNPTAESGEPTVITNLKYFHAPHNEGFILMPNKVEAYRRGDKKFEYNNTNGFMITLDINSKELM
- a CDS encoding D-alanyl-D-alanine carboxypeptidase family protein is translated as MLAHLGIPAANGTTTGLPLRVEATELVEVGPDIHGRVRQLTPYAAERWAALRDAAALDGITLLLVSAFRSLEHQQGIFERKLASGQTLESILAVNAPPGYSEHHTGRAIDLTAPDCEPLAEEFESTAAFAWLSRNARRFDVTMTYPRGNVFGMAYEPWHWAAGTAT
- a CDS encoding phytanoyl-CoA dioxygenase family protein, whose translation is MRTIHEQGIVLLRGVFSRDTISHLRARFEQVVRRALRDGAHAATHPKHPGRTILGDLPSMEELRDLDFVLFDPRIVGYAKRILGDEIVYFGDSQIRIGFGGRGFHKDFQLETGPRVVMVRFALYLQDHSAHSGGLKIRLKSHRTMSRHVGEMLNVPTTEGDLVVFDLRSAHSGHNVRLKASPDLCLHPRVESALPRLLTMPEERDRICVLWSFALPGEHLDLYLDWITREPEHFRRSGWYPELLDLAARRGVAMRKGVPDHGRATPAPGT
- a CDS encoding isoprenylcysteine carboxylmethyltransferase family protein, whose amino-acid sequence is MSRGPSDSADIVVFPPVLLGGGMILAAILDRAFPFPLLAPLAARLLGLALFALCLALGLWAHAAMRRAGTNIRPDRPTLAIATDGPFRFTRNPLYLAGLGVYLAVALFIDGLVPLLLVVPIAIILHRGVVLREEHYLEGKFGETYLAYRSRVRRWV